The DNA window TGATCATGTAACCTAGTGCTGAACGTGTAACTCTTACGTAACCATAATGATAACGAGTGATACTGTCATATAATACATACATAATTGGCATGAGACCGTATAATATGTGTAACTTGCTACGATAATTTTGGTCATAATATTTATAGAACTTATATTTTCATAtagataattaaaaatatatatttattttatcaatattaattaaattttccactatgtaaatatatatacacaatAAAATTTGAGCATATAATGATAGTATAAGATGATAAAGTACCACGCCCAAAATATTTCACTATACATACGCACATAATGATAGTAAGATGGTAAAGTACCACATTCAAAATATTTCACTAAAATCTAAATGAAAATTTCCATAGATCTCCTTCGCCTCCTCTAGACAACACCCCATTCACTTGTGTTAGTAAAAATAgatcaatttaaatatttagtGATTCACTCATTTATAACGAATTAATTATTCAGCTACATATAGTAATTTGTTGACACTCCCAACTAAAATGGGACATGATCCATTGAACAAAGACTAGTCTAATTTAGTAAAAATTCCAGAAATGCAAGGTAATAAAATTTGTTATGTTAATTGAATTTAATGGTTGCAAAAGTGCAGAGCTGTgtgagtaaaaaataaagaaaaataaggcAAATTGTGTGACCTAAAAAACCGGTTTGCGGGCATGATTCATTGAACGAGGTTAGAACTTATAATTCATCAGCCTTGAGCTCTTTCCGGCCATAATCATGAATTAAAGACTTTTGACACCTCACCCAATTCTTCATTTATATATGTTCTCAGCACACCACTGCTCTTCAAAACCACCTCCTTTTTCTCCATCTCTTCTCTTTCTCTTgttttctctctccttttttttGCCCAACTACCTAGGGTTGGGTTGTTCATCAAGATTCTGGGTGATTTTTATTCTTGGAATGCAAAGATGGGCTCTAATCTTCATCTGGGTTGTGTTGATTTTGTTGCTAAGCTTTGTCTTTTTGGCTCTCCTTTGGGGATTTTCTTGTGAGAAACAGCCATGCCTGCTCTTGTCAATTACAGAGGTGAGTTGATTCatcaagatttgatttttttaatcgcgggacttttaattttactgtaaattatttcttgattgctGTGTATGAGGCCGTCAATGGATTCTTGAATTAGTTTATAGGAATCTTATCTAGGCTAGAAATGGGAATTGTCTTATTTGAATTCATGAGATTCTTTCCTAAGTAAGAAAGTGGACTGGATTTGGGATTACCAATGGTGTGCTTACCTGATTAAGTTCTTTAGTGGTGAATATGCAATCATAATCATTAGATGACATATAGCTTGCTCAACAAATCTTTAGATTTAGAATCCAGTATATGATATAGGTAGGTAATTGGGATTAAAGGCTTAATAATTTGATTGGAACTAAAGAGATCACGATATTGACCTAAGTAATTATTCCAATCATGATTTTGCTTGCCTAATTGTGTTAGGATTTTGGAAAGAAGCATTAATGTAATTGGGTTTTTGGATTGACTGATTTAGGGTAAATTATCTTCCCATTTGAGAATAATCATGATACAATATAGCTGACATTGATTTTTTGCCCTATCAGGGGATGGTGATTTGTATTCTGGGCCTTCATTATGTTCCGGAGATTCTGGCCTCTTACTCTCCGTCGGCTCCCACGTGGAGATCTATTGCCCGCCTAGGAAGCGCTCGCGGATCAGTGGCCCTTGTGTCGTCAGTGGGAACATCATCGATGACAAGAGGCCATCTATTGATGTCCTCCCAGATGAATGCCTGTTCGAGATCTTCAGGCGCTTGCCTGGTGGTCGAGAGAGGAGTTCAACAGCGAGTGTTTCAAAGCGGTGGCTCACAATCTTGAGCAGTGTTCGCAGTTCTGAGTTTTACAACAAGGAACACGTCTCTGCGGATGACGACATAGAAATGGAATGCAATGGATGCCTCACTAGGTGTGTGGAAGGTAAGAAAGCAACAGATGTGAGGCTTTCCGCCATTGCAGTTGGAACATCTAGCCGTGGGGGGCTTGGGAAGCTTTCTATCCGGGGAAGCAACTCTTTGAGGGGTGTTTCTAACTTTGGTTTGTCAGCAATTGCTCGTGGTTGCCCTTCCCTCAAGGCACTCTCGTTGTGGAACGTGCCCTCCATTGGTGATGAAGGGCTATTCGAGATTGCTAGAGAGTGCCATTCGTTGGAGAAGCTAGACCTTTGCCAATGTCCTTCAATCTCAAACAAGGGTTTGGCCGCAGTTGCAAAGAGCTGTCCGAGTTTGACTGCAGTGACTATTGAATCCTGTTCAAACATTGGCAATGATGGCCTGCAAGCACTTGCCAAATTCTGTTCGAAGTTGCAGTCAATCACTATCAAAGATTGTGCACGTGTTGGGGATCAGGGTATCGCTAGCCTCTTGTCATCGGCTTCTGCCTTGACAAAGGTGAAACTTCAGTCACTTAACATCACAGATTACTCGGTTGCTGTGATAGGACACTACGGAAAAGCAATTACGAATCTTGTTCTATGCGGGCTTCAAAACGTGAGCCAAAAGGGCTTCTGGGTGATGGGCAACGCACAAGGTCTTCAATCACTGTCGTCTTTTACCGTTAGCTCATGCAGGGGAATAACTGACTTGAGCATCGAAGCAGTGGGGAAAGGCTGCCCGAACTTGAAACACATGTGTGTCCGCAAATGTTGCTTTGTGTCCGATAACGGGCTTGTGGCTTTTGCCAAGTCGACGAGCTCTGTTGAAAGCTTGCAGTTGGAGGAGTGCAATAGGATTACACAAGTAGGGATCTTGACTGCTCTTTCCAGCATCAGTTCTAAATTGAAGTCTGTTTCTTTGGTTAAGTGCATGGGAATCAAGGATCTATCGGCTGAGTTTTCGACACTCTCCCCATGCGAGTCTCTTCGTTCTTTGTCGATACGAAGTTGTCCCGGATTCGGAAGTACTAGTTTGGCTATGGTTGGGAAGTTATGCCCCCATCTGCATAACTTGGATCTGAGTGGACTTTGCGGGATCACGGACATCGGGCTTCTCCCACTCCTCGAGTGTTGCGAGTCAGGGCTCACCAAGGTTAATCTTAGTGAGTGCTCGAATTTGAGTGACGAAGTGGTCTTGGCTTTGGCTAGGTTGCACGGTACGACACTTGAATTGGTGAATCTCGATGGGTGCCAGAAGATCACTGATGCAACGCTAGTGGCGCTGGCTGATAGCTGCCCGTTGCTCAATGATCTCGACGTGTCCAAGTGCTTGGTAACGGATGCTGGTGTCGCTGCATTGTCGCATGGGGTGCAATCCAATCTGCAAGTTCTCTCATTGTCAGGGTGCTCGATGGTGTCGAACAAGAGCGTCCCCGCTCTGGAGAGAATGGGGAAGATGCTCGTGGGCTTGAATATCCTACACTGCAATTCCATCAGCAACAGCAAGGTGGAGATGCTAACTGAGAAATTGTGGAGATGCGATATACTATCGTAAGTGTGATCGAGCAAGTTAGCATCACCCGAAAATCAGTGATTTTTTAGCGAGCGCGGGCTTGGTTGGGTTGTTTCCATGGAGACCAAGGCGAATCAGTTTTTCTCTATTTTTGCAGGCTTCTATGTATTTAACAAGCCTGTTAAAAGCACCCCTTTTTAGACCTCTCTTGTGGGAGAGTCTGCCTCTTTGACTGCCTTTGGTTTCTTGAGAATACGGTCCTACCATTCCGCGCTCGTTGTTGCCTAAGCCCCTTGCGATCGACCTTGATGTCGAGTGTTATGATGCTCCTCCTAAGCTCCCACCAGTGCTCTGCCCGGTCCATGCTGTGTCAATAAAGCATTTGCTCGTTCCGTTTTCATTTCCATGTCTCGTCTAGTCGTCGTCGTAGTCGTGTCTTGATAAAGCTGTTGCTAGCTAGTATGGATTCGtagtgtgtgtttgtttgttgAGCTTGAGTTGTGTATGGGTGGTAGTCCATGAGAGTGAGGTGTTAAGCTCTGTGATGGAGAGAGGACTTGACCATGGCAGCCTGTTGTTGCCATTACAGCCTTTATAGGCTGTTTTTTTGTGTCTTCTTCATTTTTGATAGGATTGAAAAATCCTATTTCTGCACCTTACCTCACTCACTACCTCCCTTTTATGTTCAATAAGGAAATGAAATTGTGTTTTGTGTCTTACTACTACTAGTGTTGCTCTTGTTTCTATTTCATCTTTTGATTCTATTATTCTAGTCTTTTTTTGGTATACATAACATGATGCTATCTGAAGTGGAAAACATAATTTGATGAGGGATTTGGAATGAttgaaaaatactactattaaatagtGGATAATGAAAATGTGATAATGTTGGGTTAGGAGTAAGCACTGAAACCCCAGAGTCAGAAGGTTGTGTGAATGAAGTCATATTCATACATACACCTAATAGTATATATTATTATGATTCAATGAACTAGCTTTGCTAGGCCCATCTCTAACCCTcatcttttctatttttagagaTGATTTATTTCTCTGGATGGGTTTCTAGATTCACTGCCATACTCTCATGCAAAAGTTCATTTATTATACAAAtcttcaatatttttattttgtatagtgttgGTTATGTATTGTGCTGTTAATTAGGCTATCATTAGCTTAATACGGAGAGTTAATTGCAATTTGCATTATTGGCTTCAATTTATTTACCaatatactcctattaaatTTTTTGATTAACTTTTGAGCATTAATATGAACACATTAAAAATCTGTGTTGGATTGTTTATTAGGAACTCCTTTCCACCTGAAAATTTACAAGAACTAATATCTCTATTGTTTTCCAACACTGAACCCCAGTACATAATTTATGTAAactcaaattattttttcatatacataaactattagataaaaaaaaattaagcttTGAGCTATATAATGACGTTTTTCTACAAAAAAATTGCTCTTTCTCATAATTTACTGTGGTTCGATATTTAGCTCGTCAGATTTGTCATGAACAGGCGAATTAGAAGTTGGTTTATTAGTTTTTCATTCAAATAATATTGcgtattttaaaataattctttttgttcttttctGCCTTTCACTATAcgtgtgttttttatttgttctttttttcttttttcattatttaacaAAAGCACCTCGCATACTGGGAGCgtatcgccgagcgctacaatgaggcgaagccgccaaGCTCGTACAAGCGCCaaagggagcagctccgcaagcactgggatcaggtgaagaagcaagtcaacctgttcgcggcggagtacgagaagtgctcgagccTCGAGGATCAGGGAAGCGACGAGAGCTTGAGtgacgtgcgcgatagagcgttgttgtcATACCAGTCCATGTACGGTGACTTTAAGCATTTCAGCATCTGTGCGCTCTTgggggacaagcagaagttccaaggcgggattctgcacaccggtgcgacaaagaggacgaagaccaccgacactggtggttacacgaccagcgaaagcggaactcgtccggtggacctcaaccggacgtgcATGGTggaagagagttccggcacaccgatgtcctcccggcggcgtcccataggcgtcaaggctgcgaagaacaaggggaaggcaaaggcgacatcctcctcggccgccgctctccatcgccgatcccgaccccgaccccggcgACAATTGCCTACTCGGATTTGGCAACAGCCTCGATGGCGCGTACGTTGTTGAatacgcacaacgcccttatgaagtgtacggatccgACCAGAGCCTaatacctccaggggttgatcgatgagttgcgccggaagttggggcttttgtagaatagtcaattttttatttataaccattgtaactttttttaatcaatgtattaTTTGCCGTTTCTATTTAATCGttgtatttttaattagtttgcatttatatatttgaaaacatttaaattaactaacaaaacaatagtaaaacctatATGGCGCTCCTTAGGGCActccactgcaggtggaagggtatgaggataaaatgctgacgtggcggtgcatggagcgggctttagggcgccccactgtggatgcccttacaTCATCACCCCTTCCGTTGAGAATGTACGTCACCAGTGTAAAATCTATATACTCCGAAACCATGCCTAAGGCCTTGCAGGTACTGCCCTCTATACCGGCTGCCCCGAGCCCACGTCTCAACGCCATAGCCATCATACTTGCCATCAACCCAATCACCTTCATACCTCCCACTCATGTAATAGTAATAAACCCCACTGCCACTACATTTCCCCTTATGAAATTCGCCCTCATAGACATCCCCGTTGGTGTATGCTTGAACATAACACCCGAAAATGGCCTTCTTATCCGCCTTCTGCCTCGAACCAAGGACTTGGCAAGGAACAACCTAATCGTGGGGAGCCTCGGGATTGCTATTGTGGCGGAGGCGGAGATGGCGGTGCaggtggcggaggtggtggcggAAATGAGTCAAGAATTTCTGAGACCTATTGTGGAAAAGACTGAATTTTGCAGGTGGGTCCACGACGTATCTGTGGAGGGCGTTGGAGAGAGTCAGAGTCTTGGTGAGGGAACGGGAGAATTGTTGCTGTAGATGGGGTCTCTTGAAGGGGGTGGGATTGGGGGTAAAAGGGTCATTCTGCTTCAGTTGCTGCTGATTCTCATCGTTGATGAGGATTTGGAGGGCGGGAGTGGGCCCAGGCGAGGACGAAGGCGGCGGATTGGATTGAGAGAAATGTGGGTGTTTCTGGGTGAGGGAGGAAGGGGGAAGGGGAGGAGTGGGGTTGAAATCGGAAGAGACGCCGCTGCATTCTCAACGGAGGGGGTGATGATGTAAGGAGggggtgaggctgagggatgagACGGTGACGACGGTGGTGGGGGCGATGAGGGGGAATCGGGAGGCGGGGAGGGCAGCGGAGATGATGGAGATGCTGGAGGGGGGAGGAGGGGGGGgggttatttttttatttataatatataagtttatttatttataataataattattatttttgaattaattaaaaatgattaatcTGGTCAAAATCTGATAAATCCACGTTGACTGTTAAATTTTAACAGCTCCGTCCATTTCGgactaaatgtgatccgatttcaaatgtgagggaccgaataattcaaaagataatgtttttgaccaaaataaaaaaatcccaaTATGTTAAGGATCAAAATTGTACTTTAGTCCTAGATATATAAAGCTACCGTTTTGGTTAACTCAATTTTGGCGCCCAGTTTAATAAAATGTGCTTGCATGCATATTGTAAAAAGTTCTATTCATGTATTAATAATTATAGGACATAGTATAATCTTTATTTAATGTTTCTTGAAGGATTTGTGGTGCAATGATCACACCGCCAAGTGAAAAGTTGACACTACACTGAAAAGTTTTCTGTTGAGTTTGTCATAAATATTTCAAATCGATACAAAATATCCATAGACTAATATGCTTTAACACATGGATAATACATTGATTACTAAACTGTCATTGATTAAATATTTGGGAGTAGTGATAATACATATTGAGCTATGTGCTCTGAATCAATAGATATTTGTCAATCGGGGTGAACAACTTCATTTCAATCATTAAGAGGTTTGCGTATATAACAAGCTTATcagaaaaatattactactagaatttatcaaatttaaaatcaaaatagaggtaaaataactaaatcttcacctataaataccagCTTTCAGAAACAAGAGCATGCCTATTttcaaaatcagaaatcaaaTACCTTTCTCTCAATTTGGTGTAGGAAAAACTAATGGTTcccatttttagaaaattattatgctatgtttaaattgtttttCTTTCAATACTCCTATTTTTCTGCACTAATGTaagtataaataatgtaaataattagaaaaagatTACAAGTTCGAGGAATGTTCAAACCAAGAATTTGGATcgagaggaagatgaagaagtggTCAAAAGGAGAACAGACAAGAGGAAAATGTTCCGCAAacaataaaatatgagaaatgTGATGAAAGTAACCGTAAAAAATCTTTTTGTATCACAGATGTTGGAATAAAGACAGTATATACAATTCACATAAAAGAGGTAAAAAGTTGAGACGAAGCTCGAGAAACACAATTATATAGCAAGCAGGTTAAACATTATGAAGCCCGAAAAGAAACGAAAGATATTCTCAAAGAAGGTAggtaaaattgaaattatatttttataggatcTCATTTTTACTATCGTTCTTATGAAAGAAATTCAATGTACTGAACTTTTTACCTGTGAATTATAGACCATGCAAGGTTTAAACAGTCCAAAAATCAACAACTCCACAAGAAAAAAGATTACTTGAATGAGAACAAGGGTGAAATTAgaaatttttaaattgaaaaaatttagtagatttgaaagaaaaataaaatactttaaGCAAAGGGCGGAGATCGCTATGCGATATTAAAATAGAGATTGAGAGTGACAAGATCTGTTTGCactgtgccgaaaagcaaacgtttcatatttattgggacggagggagtataattgaAATCGAATGGACTGAATAAACAAACATTGTTGTATGACGAAGAGTGTCAGCGATGGAGAGATTTGGGAGGCACTTTTTAACGCTAGAAAGAGATAAGCaaggtatatatatatgtactcCACATGACAAgttttgtgttgatatttttctcaTAAAGCCCATTAAAGGGTAAATAAAGAAAGGCTCTTATATACGTATGGTATGATCGTTTCCGTTTTagtaaaggaaaaaaaattaaggtaatgcacttattttaattttttcgtttACTTCTCAACAAATTTAACACTACAAATGTATATCTATCTGTCCACACTATTTGATTGAAATTACATGACTACTTAATTCCTTTCTAACTAAACTAGACTAAATTATGATTAAACAATATGAACCTTGAAACGAAGAGAACATATTAAGATTTATAGGGTTTTCTATTGTTGAAGATCTCACGTCCTCTCTCAATTTAATACTTTCTTTAAAGTCTGCATAATGATTATATTTCTcatttttgttgatttattaAGAATGTGTACGTATAATCAGTACGTGAAAATTATatggcccgtgcatagcacgggtgataaTACTAGTTAGTAAAAAGTGAGACAATTAGTGGTTGCATATGCATAACATTCTATCCGAAAATGTACACAAAGAAAAAGGTAAAACAGATTTCTTCCTAGCCAGTCTTATATAGAAAAAAGTTCACCTATTTTTATTGACTGTACATCGGCTTACAACATAACTTATGTCACGTATAAATCTACGAACAACCTTATCTTTTCCCACACATGAAGCTATCACACATGCATACATACATCATTGATAACAATAATGATTTAGATGGTATCTAAGCTATGGTTTTATTGCTTTCTAAGTAATATATAATagctcaagattgtgcaatttGCTTCCGAAAACAGAGTTACTTACAGCACAAATGCGCAACCCCCCGTTCTACAAAGGGTTTTTGTATTGCTTTGCTTCGAAACTGGATCAACAAGTCATGGTTCTAAGCAAAGCAGGACCAGGACTCCCTTCCTTTGCTCTCCAGATAATATGATGGATCTTTTCGCACAAATTCTTGTAGAACTGCAGAAGATACTCAGAAACAAAAGGGTGAGTAATGGATCATTTTGCGCTGGATGGAGCAGGGCTCGGTTTGGAATGGTAAAGCACAGAGTCACCTTGTGGTATTCAAGTGTGTCTCCAGCAGCCTTACGGACATCCACCATGAAGAGGGATGGTGCAACTTCATATACCTTTGTGGAACAAGTATGAAGTCAAGCATGTGATGCATGACATGTTGAGATATTAAGCATTTGGAAAGCAACCATGAGTTAACATTTATGATTTACCTCGAGCACCACAGCAAATTGACTGGTTTTATTAGCAGATACGCCCTCGAGTCTCGTCTGTTAAAAGTATAGAATTGGAAGTGATTACGGAATAGTAGAGAACGGTAACCTCAGACCCAACATATTTGCAACCTAGACTTGCTATGGAGACATAGTTGAGCCCATCACATTACTGAATAAGGCCGTTGTCAGTTACCAAAAGAGTACGAGGAGAAGGGGAAATGATGCTCATCATCTAGAAATCTCTTCTGAGATGGCacagaaaatccaaaaatttatttacaacatTCAGCCACAGAATTCGAGGGAAACAGACCTTGTAACTTCTTGTGTG is part of the Salvia splendens isolate huo1 chromosome 6, SspV2, whole genome shotgun sequence genome and encodes:
- the LOC121809402 gene encoding EIN3-binding F-box protein 1-like, which gives rise to MPALVNYRGDGDLYSGPSLCSGDSGLLLSVGSHVEIYCPPRKRSRISGPCVVSGNIIDDKRPSIDVLPDECLFEIFRRLPGGRERSSTASVSKRWLTILSSVRSSEFYNKEHVSADDDIEMECNGCLTRCVEGKKATDVRLSAIAVGTSSRGGLGKLSIRGSNSLRGVSNFGLSAIARGCPSLKALSLWNVPSIGDEGLFEIARECHSLEKLDLCQCPSISNKGLAAVAKSCPSLTAVTIESCSNIGNDGLQALAKFCSKLQSITIKDCARVGDQGIASLLSSASALTKVKLQSLNITDYSVAVIGHYGKAITNLVLCGLQNVSQKGFWVMGNAQGLQSLSSFTVSSCRGITDLSIEAVGKGCPNLKHMCVRKCCFVSDNGLVAFAKSTSSVESLQLEECNRITQVGILTALSSISSKLKSVSLVKCMGIKDLSAEFSTLSPCESLRSLSIRSCPGFGSTSLAMVGKLCPHLHNLDLSGLCGITDIGLLPLLECCESGLTKVNLSECSNLSDEVVLALARLHGTTLELVNLDGCQKITDATLVALADSCPLLNDLDVSKCLVTDAGVAALSHGVQSNLQVLSLSGCSMVSNKSVPALERMGKMLVGLNILHCNSISNSKVEMLTEKLWRCDILS